A region from the Geobacter benzoatilyticus genome encodes:
- a CDS encoding D-sedoheptulose 7-phosphate isomerase — MIEEIKAQLRSHRELMETMERELAPGIATFAGMLAKALGDGKKLLVMGNGGSAADAQHFAAEIVGRFKMERRGLPAVALTTDTSILTAIGNDYGFDAIFRRQVEALADEGDVVVGLSTSGSSKNVHEALALANDRGCLTVGLLGRDGGTIKDLVDLDLTVPSSDTPRIQEGHITIIHIVCDLVEKGLFS; from the coding sequence ATGATTGAGGAGATTAAGGCCCAGCTCCGTTCGCACCGGGAGTTGATGGAGACCATGGAGCGTGAGCTTGCGCCGGGAATTGCCACCTTTGCCGGGATGCTGGCCAAAGCCCTCGGTGACGGGAAAAAGCTGCTCGTAATGGGCAACGGAGGTTCTGCGGCAGATGCACAGCACTTCGCCGCCGAGATTGTCGGCCGCTTCAAGATGGAGCGCCGGGGGCTGCCGGCAGTGGCCCTGACCACCGATACATCGATTCTTACCGCCATCGGCAACGATTACGGTTTCGACGCCATTTTCCGCCGTCAGGTGGAGGCCCTGGCCGATGAGGGTGACGTGGTGGTGGGCCTCTCCACCAGCGGTTCGTCGAAGAATGTGCACGAAGCGCTTGCGCTCGCCAACGACCGGGGTTGCCTCACCGTCGGGCTCCTGGGGCGCGATGGGGGAACTATCAAGGACCTCGTCGATCTCGACCTCACTGTGCCGAGTTCGGACACCCCCCGCATCCAGGAGGGGCATATCACCATTATTCACATTGTCTGCGATCTGGTGGAAAAGGGGTTGTTTTCATGA
- the rfaE1 gene encoding D-glycero-beta-D-manno-heptose-7-phosphate kinase — MERKELESLFARSRDVEALVIGDLMLDEYLWGRAERISPEAPVQVLDVTREEVRIGGAGNVANNLVALGCRVSVASVVGGDDNGTILLHAFSGKGIDVSGIFEDPLRTTSRKTRVVAANQQIVRIDRESRDPIGAGFEEKIIGFLREQGARFNVILISDYLKGVLTPTLLAAVIDFARERKIPVVVDPKGNDYAKYRGATLLTPNRKEAETASGFAIRDEESLRKAGARLLEEADLTALVITRSEEGMSLFLRDGGVVNIPTFAREVFDVTGAGDTVLAVLGLALACGAEFADAARLANAAAGIAVGKVGTSTVSPAEIVGSMGFQHYDSDAKIKNLDVLAGIIEAEKGRGKRIAFTNGCFDLLHVGHVKYLQKAKSFGDILILGLNSDASVRRLKGEKRPLIGEAERAHILAALDCIDYVVIFDEDTPLRLIETLRPAVLVKGGDYTPEGVVGKDVVESYGGRVELVTFVDGRSTTNIIEKILNAYGEE, encoded by the coding sequence ATGGAACGCAAAGAACTCGAGTCGCTTTTCGCCCGTTCCCGTGATGTGGAAGCCCTTGTGATCGGCGACCTGATGCTTGACGAGTACCTCTGGGGGCGGGCCGAGCGAATCTCCCCCGAGGCCCCGGTTCAGGTTCTGGATGTGACCCGCGAGGAGGTCCGCATCGGCGGCGCCGGCAACGTGGCGAACAACCTGGTGGCTCTTGGGTGCCGGGTGAGCGTGGCCAGCGTCGTGGGTGGGGACGACAACGGGACGATACTCCTTCATGCTTTCTCCGGCAAGGGTATCGATGTTTCGGGGATCTTCGAGGACCCGCTGCGAACCACGAGCCGCAAGACGCGGGTAGTGGCGGCCAACCAGCAGATAGTCCGTATCGACAGGGAATCCCGTGATCCCATAGGGGCCGGTTTCGAGGAGAAAATCATCGGTTTCCTCCGGGAGCAGGGGGCACGGTTCAATGTCATCCTCATTTCGGATTATCTCAAGGGAGTTCTCACTCCTACGCTTTTGGCCGCGGTAATCGACTTTGCCCGTGAGCGGAAGATCCCGGTGGTTGTGGACCCCAAGGGGAACGACTACGCCAAGTACCGGGGCGCCACGCTCCTAACTCCGAACCGGAAGGAGGCCGAGACTGCATCGGGCTTTGCCATTCGCGACGAGGAGAGCCTCCGTAAAGCCGGCGCTCGGCTTCTGGAGGAAGCAGACCTTACGGCGCTGGTCATCACGCGGAGCGAGGAGGGGATGTCCCTGTTCCTGCGGGATGGCGGCGTGGTCAATATCCCAACCTTTGCCCGGGAGGTCTTTGATGTTACCGGTGCCGGCGACACTGTTTTGGCCGTGCTAGGGCTTGCCCTTGCCTGCGGCGCGGAATTCGCCGATGCGGCGCGCCTCGCCAACGCGGCGGCCGGGATTGCGGTCGGTAAAGTGGGAACCTCTACGGTGTCGCCTGCCGAGATTGTTGGCTCCATGGGGTTCCAGCATTACGATAGCGATGCCAAGATCAAGAACCTGGACGTCCTGGCAGGGATAATCGAGGCTGAAAAGGGGAGGGGCAAGAGGATTGCCTTCACCAATGGCTGTTTTGACCTCCTCCACGTGGGGCATGTGAAGTACCTGCAGAAGGCCAAGAGCTTCGGGGACATACTGATTCTGGGGCTCAACAGCGATGCTTCGGTGCGCAGGCTCAAGGGGGAGAAGCGGCCGCTCATCGGCGAGGCCGAGCGGGCGCACATTCTGGCGGCCCTGGACTGCATCGACTATGTGGTGATTTTTGACGAGGATACCCCGCTGCGGCTCATCGAAACCCTGAGGCCGGCGGTGCTTGTCAAGGGGGGAGACTACACGCCGGAAGGGGTAGTCGGGAAGGATGTGGTGGAATCCTACGGGGGCAGGGTGGAACTGGTGACCTTCGTGGATGGCCGCTCCACCACGAACATAATCGAGAAGATACTAAATGCCTACGGTGAAGAGTAA
- the gmhB gene encoding D-glycero-beta-D-manno-heptose 1,7-bisphosphate 7-phosphatase — MPTVKSKAGRAAVFLDRDGTINVEKEYLHRSEEFEFIPGVPEAIRILKEAGYLVVVVTNQSGVARGYYDEAAVHRLHRFVDRELATVGASIDAYYLCPHHPHHGIGPYRTECACRKPLPGMLLAAAEDLGIDLSRSWIVGDKGADVAAGLAAGCRPIMVRTGYGASEAGLVPPGVTVCDDLPAAARTILAHRRD; from the coding sequence ATGCCTACGGTGAAGAGTAAGGCCGGGAGAGCCGCCGTATTCCTCGACCGGGACGGCACCATCAACGTGGAGAAGGAGTATCTCCACCGGTCCGAGGAGTTCGAATTCATCCCCGGGGTTCCGGAGGCGATCCGGATACTGAAGGAGGCCGGGTACCTGGTGGTGGTGGTGACGAACCAGTCGGGAGTGGCTCGCGGCTATTACGACGAGGCGGCGGTCCATCGGCTCCACCGCTTTGTGGACCGGGAGCTGGCAACGGTCGGGGCCTCCATCGACGCTTACTACCTCTGCCCACACCACCCCCATCACGGCATCGGTCCGTACCGCACCGAATGCGCGTGCCGCAAGCCGCTCCCCGGCATGCTTCTCGCGGCGGCCGAGGACCTTGGAATAGACCTTTCCCGTTCCTGGATTGTGGGGGATAAGGGGGCGGACGTGGCGGCGGGCCTGGCCGCCGGTTGCCGACCCATCATGGTCAGGACCGGCTACGGTGCCTCCGAGGCCGGCCTCGTGCCGCCCGGTGTAACGGTTTGTGACGACCTCCCGGCGGCAGCCCGGACGATTCTCGCTCATCGGCGGGACTGA
- the rfbA gene encoding glucose-1-phosphate thymidylyltransferase RfbA, giving the protein MAIKKGIILAGGAGSRLYPLTLVSSKQLQPVYDKPMIYYPLATLMMAGISDILIISTPLDTPRFQALLGDGSRWGIRITYKVQPEPKGIAQAFLVGEEFIAGDPVCLILGDNIFYGKMGLDMAVREFSGGALIFGYYVNDPERYGVVEFDAAGRAVDIEEKPSAPRSNYAVPGLYLYDGKVSEIARNLTPSPRGELEITDVNLEYLRRGELMVEKLGRGIAWLDTGTHQSLLEASHFIGTLEARQGLKIACLEEIALRMGYIDCRKMAEVIESTPKSSYREYLVRVYNETGLCGGRNDAKLS; this is encoded by the coding sequence ATGGCCATCAAAAAAGGTATCATCCTTGCGGGGGGGGCCGGCAGCCGACTCTACCCGCTCACGCTTGTCTCCAGCAAACAGTTGCAGCCGGTCTACGACAAGCCGATGATCTACTATCCCCTTGCCACCCTCATGATGGCCGGGATCAGCGATATCCTCATCATCTCCACTCCCCTCGATACCCCCCGCTTCCAGGCGCTCCTGGGGGACGGTTCCCGCTGGGGCATCCGGATCACGTACAAGGTGCAGCCCGAGCCGAAGGGCATCGCCCAGGCATTCCTCGTGGGAGAGGAGTTCATCGCCGGAGACCCGGTCTGTCTCATCCTCGGCGATAACATATTCTATGGCAAGATGGGGCTGGACATGGCCGTGCGGGAGTTTTCCGGCGGGGCGCTCATCTTCGGCTACTATGTCAACGACCCCGAGCGTTACGGTGTCGTGGAGTTCGATGCTGCCGGCAGGGCCGTAGACATCGAGGAGAAGCCGTCAGCGCCCAGGAGCAACTACGCCGTGCCGGGGCTTTACCTTTATGACGGCAAGGTTTCTGAGATCGCACGCAACCTGACCCCCTCTCCGCGGGGAGAGCTGGAGATCACCGACGTGAACCTGGAGTACCTGCGCAGGGGCGAACTTATGGTGGAGAAGTTGGGGCGGGGAATCGCCTGGCTCGACACGGGCACTCACCAGAGCCTTTTGGAAGCATCTCACTTTATCGGAACCCTGGAGGCCCGCCAGGGCCTTAAGATCGCCTGCCTCGAAGAAATTGCCCTGCGTATGGGGTATATCGACTGCCGGAAGATGGCAGAGGTGATAGAGTCTACTCCAAAATCATCGTACCGGGAATATCTGGTCAGGGTTTACAACGAAACCGGGCTGTGCGGCGGGAGGAATGATGCAAAGCTTTCCTGA
- a CDS encoding dTDP-4-dehydrorhamnose 3,5-epimerase family protein: protein MQSFPEFKKGKIHDVVVRPLTKFLDERGWLAELFRSDEADPAVMPAMAYLSMTQPGVARGPHEHVDQTDWFCFIGPSNFKVYLWDSRPDSPTFGTKQVMYAGIDSPLAVIVPPGVVHAYKNIGGENGIVFNAPNRLYAGEGKKCPVDEIRHEEVEGSPFALD from the coding sequence ATGCAAAGCTTTCCTGAGTTCAAGAAAGGGAAGATCCACGATGTCGTGGTACGTCCCCTGACTAAATTTCTGGATGAGCGGGGCTGGCTCGCGGAACTGTTCCGCAGCGATGAGGCCGACCCCGCCGTCATGCCGGCTATGGCCTATCTCTCCATGACCCAGCCCGGCGTGGCCCGGGGGCCCCATGAGCATGTGGACCAGACCGACTGGTTCTGCTTTATCGGCCCGTCAAATTTCAAAGTGTATCTCTGGGACAGCCGGCCGGACTCTCCCACCTTCGGTACGAAGCAGGTCATGTATGCCGGCATCGATTCGCCGCTGGCCGTGATTGTGCCGCCGGGCGTAGTTCATGCCTATAAGAATATCGGTGGCGAGAATGGGATTGTGTTCAATGCACCGAACCGCCTCTATGCCGGAGAAGGGAAAAAGTGCCCGGTGGATGAGATTCGGCACGAAGAGGTTGAAGGGTCGCCCTTTGCTCTTGACTGA
- the mreC gene encoding rod shape-determining protein MreC, with the protein MLELIRKYRFYLLTGAALLAALAFYSLSLRDKENASGFEIMVLDVFSPVYNVGAGVGGFFSNVWNDYIDLVNVREENKQLRDAVKVLNSRLIENGEALHENQRLRQLLELKAIQRAPSVAATVIGEDSSPWFKTLVINRGAVDGLQEGMPVMAANGVVGQVVKVAAGSSRVLLLTDNASGIASVVQRSRARGVVKGKGGGLCSLEFSLREEDVKVGDVVVTSGIGGIFPKGLVIGEVTMVRKGEYGIFQTITIRPAVNMAKLEEVLVMLQKAP; encoded by the coding sequence ATGCTTGAACTTATCAGGAAATATCGGTTCTATCTGCTAACCGGCGCGGCTTTGTTGGCGGCCCTTGCCTTCTATTCTCTCAGCCTGAGGGATAAGGAGAACGCAAGCGGTTTCGAAATAATGGTTCTTGACGTTTTCTCCCCGGTTTATAACGTTGGAGCCGGAGTCGGCGGGTTTTTCTCCAATGTGTGGAACGATTACATTGATTTGGTCAATGTGCGGGAGGAGAACAAGCAACTGCGCGATGCGGTGAAAGTCCTCAACTCCCGTCTGATAGAGAACGGCGAAGCGCTGCACGAGAATCAGCGCCTGAGGCAACTCCTCGAACTGAAGGCAATCCAGCGCGCTCCTTCTGTCGCAGCCACGGTTATCGGCGAAGACAGTTCTCCCTGGTTCAAGACCCTGGTCATAAACCGGGGTGCCGTGGATGGTCTCCAGGAGGGAATGCCGGTGATGGCGGCCAACGGGGTTGTCGGCCAGGTGGTAAAGGTGGCGGCCGGAAGCTCCCGCGTGCTGCTGCTTACCGATAATGCCAGCGGCATTGCTTCCGTGGTGCAGCGTTCACGGGCTCGCGGGGTGGTGAAAGGGAAGGGGGGCGGGCTCTGCTCACTTGAATTCTCGCTCCGGGAGGAGGATGTGAAGGTCGGTGACGTGGTGGTTACCTCCGGCATCGGCGGCATCTTCCCCAAGGGACTTGTCATCGGCGAGGTGACCATGGTGAGGAAGGGGGAGTACGGCATCTTCCAGACCATCACCATCCGGCCGGCAGTGAATATGGCTAAGCTTGAGGAAGTTCTCGTCATGTTGCAGAAGGCGCCATGA
- the mreD gene encoding rod shape-determining protein MreD, giving the protein MIKFLWYAILVFAALVLQVTLFPAYIADPFKPNFLIIFVVYMGLREGAAWGTLAYALGLVQDSFSGLYLGLNGFSYLIIFLGLTMVADRLFTDRRSLMILGVFSTTIVNGFLNLLLLFLFSAAQGIYAPLLESLIPQALVNALVASVIFTFSPLARIGETR; this is encoded by the coding sequence ATGATCAAGTTTCTTTGGTATGCCATTCTCGTTTTCGCGGCGCTTGTTCTTCAGGTGACCCTTTTCCCGGCCTATATTGCCGATCCGTTCAAGCCGAATTTTCTCATTATTTTCGTGGTATATATGGGGTTGCGGGAGGGAGCCGCCTGGGGAACGCTTGCCTATGCCCTCGGTCTTGTGCAGGACAGCTTCAGCGGCCTCTATCTCGGATTGAACGGTTTTTCCTATTTAATCATTTTCCTCGGGCTCACCATGGTGGCAGACCGTCTCTTCACGGACCGCCGTTCGTTAATGATTCTCGGCGTCTTTTCCACAACCATCGTTAACGGTTTTCTCAATCTGCTACTGCTGTTTCTTTTTTCCGCGGCCCAAGGCATTTACGCCCCTCTCCTTGAAAGCCTGATTCCCCAGGCGCTTGTGAATGCCCTCGTTGCTTCGGTCATCTTTACCTTCTCGCCTTTGGCGCGTATCGGTGAGACGCGATGA